One window from the genome of Cyprinus carpio isolate SPL01 chromosome B1, ASM1834038v1, whole genome shotgun sequence encodes:
- the LOC109057687 gene encoding LITAF domain-containing protein-like, which yields MAVYDPVPTVMSATVTQTFQSVVPEPAPIAVYNPQPTVMLPTVTQTFQPAAAAMVVAAPPRLTDVPGQMKCPRCQLEVVTDITYVIGLMTWVISAGLAIFMIWPFCLVPFCWNSCKDVEHRCPLCKSVIYVYKRKF from the exons ATGGCAGTTTATGACCCAGTGCCCACCGTCATGTCGGCCACAGTAACTCAGACATTCCAGTCTGTTGTACCTGAGCCGG ctccAATAGCAGTTTACAACCCACAGCCCACTGTCATGCTGCCCACAGTAACTCAGACATTCCAGCCTGCTGCAGCTGCCATGG TGGTAGCTGCGCCTCCACGTCTGACTGACGTCCCGGGGCAGATGAAATGTCCTCGCTGTCAGCTAGAGGTCGTCACAGATATAACATATGTCATAGGCCTGATGACGTGGGTCATCTCTGCAGGTCTTGCCATTTTCAT GATCTGGCCGTTTTGTTTGGTCCCTTTTTGTTGGAATTCCTGCAAGGACGTAGAGCATCGCTGCCCATTATGCAAAAGCGTCATCTATGTGTACAAACGCAAGTTCTGA